Proteins encoded together in one Macadamia integrifolia cultivar HAES 741 chromosome 8, SCU_Mint_v3, whole genome shotgun sequence window:
- the LOC122086959 gene encoding probable apyrase 6, whose amino-acid sequence MDYSNLQSRVSAAYIPPHRTQLHPRMHSFSTFASPNPKPSQIACSQSRDKWWILAASLLMVPFLFYIFAIARGVHQSSKFSESRPKGFGVIIDAGSTGSRVHVFEFLNEGRIPFIGFDGKGSHSFKVRPGLSEFVARPESAGTSISSLLEFAKGRIPKSEWKLTKVRLMARESFEKISFDARKAILESCRRVLRSSGFLFKDEWATVVTGQEEGLYAWVAANYALGSLGDDPQETTGIIELGSASVQVTFAPEDLPPVEFSRMLKIAGVTYNLYTQSMLHFGQDGAWESLLELHNSEVLTSFSSSGEGIITNPCIPRGYSLPLDSTIGLNASNEKPLASHSVGNFSACRSEVLTLLQKGKDECVHPPCNIVSSFLPKLWGKPFSPVNFYYTSEFFGLVPNASLSELELAGVHYCEDDWSKLKEGHHGIDEVDLLRYCFSSAFIVALLHDSLRIPMDYKR is encoded by the exons ATGGATTACTCGAACCTCCAATCTAGAGTTTCGGCCGCTTACATTCCTCCCCACAGAACTCAGCTTCACCCTCGAATGCATTCCTTCTCTACTTTTGCATCTCCAAATCCGAAACCATCGCAGATCGCTTGTTCACAATCGCGTGATAAATGGTGGATTCTCGCGGCATCTCTGTTGATggttccttttctcttctataTATTTGCGATCGCTCGTGGAGTGCATCAGTCTTCGAAATTCAGTGAATCGAGACcgaaagggtttggagtcatcaTCGATGCTGGTAGTACTGGGTCGAGAGTCCACGTATTTGAGTTTCTCAACGAAGGGAGGATTCCGTTTATTGGATTCGATGGGAAGGGTTCGCATTCTTTCAAGGTTCGGCCTGGTCTATCGGAATTTGTTGCCCGTCCTGAAAGCGCTGGGACTTCGATTTCCAGCCTTTTGGAGTTTGCCAAGGGGAGGATCCCTAAGTCGGAGTGGAAGCTTACCAAGGTGCGGTTGATGGCAAGGGAGAGCTTCGAAAAGATCAGCTTCGATGCAAGGAAGGCCATTTTGGAGTCTTGCAGGCGAGTTTTGAGATCTTCTGGTTTTCTATTCAAAGATGAGTGGGCGACTGTGGTAACAG GTCAGGAAGAAGGTCTTTATGCATGGGTGGCTGCAAACTATGCCCTTGGAAGCTTGGGAGATGACCCTCAGGAAACCACAGGAATAATTGAACTTGGTTCGGCTTCTGTTCAG GTTACATTTGCTCCAGAAGATCTACCACCCGTTGAATTTTCTCGAATGCTCAAAATTGCTGGAGTTACTTACAATCTCTATACCCAAAGTATGCTTCATTTTGGTCAG GATGGAGCGTGGGAATCGCTTCTTGAGCTGCATAATTCTGAAGTTTTGACATCAT TTTCAAGTTCTGGTGAAGGAATTATAACGAATCCCTGCATTCCCCGAGGATATTCGTTACCTTTGGATTCAACTATTGGATTGAATGCAAGCAATGAGAAACCTCTGGCATCCCACTCCGTGGGAAACTTTTCTGCATGCAGATCTGAAGTTTTGACATTGTTACAGAAAGGAAAAG ATGAATGCGTGCATCCACCTTGTAATATAGTCTCGTCATTCTTGCCCAAGTTGTGGGGAAAGCCTTTTTCTCCGGTGAACTTCTACTATACTTCAGAG TTTTTTGGGCTTGTTCCAAATGCTTCACTGTCAGAATTGGAGTTGGCTGGAGTGCACTACTGTGAAGATGATTGGAGTAAACTGAAAGAAGGGCATCATGGCATTGATGAGGTGGATTTGTTGAGATATTGTTTCTCGTCTGCATTCATTGTAGCGCTATTACACGACAGTCTAAGAATCCCTATGGATTATAAGAGGTAA